GAGGCTGTGAATACTGAATTAATACTGAATACTTTTGTGCGGGTGCACCTAAGAAAAAAGTTAGGCGCACCAGTGAAACCAGTGCAAAAAGTTAGTGTAGAGCCCTGTCATAGAAAAGATTACATTGGAAGACTACATGCTTTTAAAATattgtcacaccacagaaccttaaaaatgaacaaagtgAGGGCAAAATAGTGGGTTTTAGAATTATGTAACACTGCATATACTGTATTTATGTATAGGTGACTGTATGTATATTTCTTAGCGGTAATATTATTGGTTTGGACTGATGTTTAATGTTTCTTCTCTTTAGCTGGAGCCTGGTGCTCTGGACGAAACGCAGATTGCCACAATTTTGAGAGAGATCTTAAAAGGTCTGGAGTATCTCCACTCGGAGAAGAAGATTCACAGAGACATTAAAGGTGTGAAGACTAAAATAAATCTAGCTTAAGGTTCATGACAGTCACTTTGATCTAAAATAACTTATAGAGCGTTTAGAGTATTCTTTTGTGTCAGTccatgtgttccctgggaattgaACCCATTACCTGGGTGTTATTAGCACTGTGCTCTACCAGATGAGTTACATGAGTGTTGTACACACAAGCCCCATTCGCACTTTCCGGAAAATTGGCAAAGAGCatttgtgtgaacacaaacacgtcccgtaAATGTTTTGAGATTGCTCccgtaaagaggacctagtaacattgccgtaacattgtttgttttcttttagcTGCAAATGTATTGTTATCGGAGCAAGGGGAGGTGAAGCTGGCGGATTTCGGAGTGGCCGGTCAGCTTACAGACACGCAGATCAAACGAAACACATTTGTGGGCACACCCTTCTGGATGGCACCAGAAGTCATCAAACAGTCCGCCTATGACTCAAAGGTGGGGGTCGCTGTAGAAGGGTCACAAGTAACGTAAAGGCTCTGAAGAAGACCTAAAGAGTTGATTCTAGATGTGTCCATCTTAACATGCTTGGTTTTTCTATTTTCAGTATTTCCTTATTCATTCAGATTATGTTAGTGTAAGAGTCTTTGTTTATGTCCATTTATTTCTTCTCCTGGCAGGCTGATATTTGGTCATTGGGCATCACAGCAATTGAACTGGCTAAAGGAGAGCCACCCCATTCAGATCTGCACCCTATGAAGGTGCTGTTCCTTATTCCAAAGAACAACCCCCCTACACTAGAGGGCAACTACTGCAAACCTCTGAAAGAGTTTATCGAGGCCTGTTTAAACAAGGAGCCCAGTTTTGTGAGTATGCTCATAGGGAATTCCCAGAGTTCCTCTTGGTCTTGTACACCAATTCTTCCATGGCTGTTCCAAAGCCTAGTAGGCTGCCTACTTAGGGGCCGTTTACTTATCGGGTCTTTTGCGTTcaaagttcgttatttcaaatgtaggcgcgcgGTATGCGCACTCATAATGGAACTTTTCAGAATGCTGCAAGCgcaccgcaggtcatgtgacaagaacctgTGCGCCTAGCGTTTTCCATGCGTTTTAGGCGCTTCATGTTAACGTTcccttatgctgcgtttacaccaactgcggtagaggcgtgaagcgcgagtgatttcaatgttaagtcaatgtgaagacgcgttgacgcgcgtcaggaggtcccgcggcgcggaagaggcgttcggcgcggcgcggaagacgcgtttccgcctctttcgcgcgtgaagctcgggcgaaaggcgcgaattgagcgttgtgcgcggtacgcgcgaatggtgctttttgtgcatctagcggttcacgcgaatttgcggctgacgcccgagttgaaatatttgaactttggcggaatttcgcgccgcgttaaccaatcaggagcctgcttgctgctgtggtggcagccccgcccggagtcactcactcaaccaaggcttgatattgtccataagcagacacccggagctatacgacacaagttcttatttctatagaggagacaggaataaaaaggacctcgcttggaagagtgtcagtgaggacattgggcaacctggtaattgtaatacacacttcacttttgagtaacgtgacgtttatcgacccgtgtcgtttattttccccatagtaaggttaccaaatacaaactggtaactctctcgataaatgcacaatcaacatcagtcattttgcatacagacaaccgcatagcacttgcccctcccacaagaagcggagtttgcctctgacgcgcgtcaaatggttggtttttccgcgcgtctactccgctctacacgcgcgaatgcatccaaattgttcaagcggcaaaccacgcgcggtagacgcaattttgacgcccaaaccgcgtttggtgtaaactcagcattagGGGCCGTTTACTTATCGGGTCTTTTGCGTTCAAAGTCACTCATAATAGAACTTTTCAGAATGCTGCAAGCGCactgcaggtcatgtgacaagaacctgCGTGCCTAGCGTTTTCCATGCGTTTTAGGCGCTTCATGTTAACGTTCccttatgctgcatttacaccaactgcggtagaggcgtgaagcacgagtgatttcaatgttaagtcaacgTGAAGACaagttgacgcgcgtctggaggtcccgCGGCACGGAAGAGGCGTTTGGCGCGGCACGGAAGATgcgtttccgcctcattcgcgcgtctagCTCACGCGAAAGGCACGAATGGAGGGTTGTGCGTGGgacgcgcgaatggtgctttttgtgcattttgcggttcACACGAATTTGCAGCTGATGCCGGAGTTGAAAATttttaactttggcggaatttcgcgccgcgttaaccaatcaggagcctgcttgctgctgtggtgacagccccgcccggagtcactcattcaaccagcgcttgatattgtccgtaagcagtcacctggagctatacgacacaagttcttatttctatagaggagacaggaataaaaaagaataaaaatgcattcaaactgttcaacaTCAAAgtaggcgcggtagacgcgattttgacgccagAAACGtggttggtgtaaactcagcattggGCAGCACTGTAAGGCATCATAAGCCCATTCCTTCTTTaactttttcaaaaaatgctTTGTGGACTTTGATTTGGACCAAATTTGCTAAAAGAATCATGCGTAGAAAATTgtaatcccagaatgcattgcggttgtgtttcatatatatatatatatatatatatatatatatatatatatagcatgCATATTATTCTGAAAGCTAGTCTTTCATATTACTTATTATTTCGTAGGACTCATCTTGTTCTTTTCTCTTTCTATCTGTTTCTGTCTTTCCCCCAGAGGCCGACGGCCAAAGAGTTGCTGAAACACAAGCTCATCGTGCGCTACGCGAAAAAAACGTCTTATCTGACAGAGCTCATCGACAAGTACAAGCGCTGGAAGTCAGAACAGTCCCGAGCGGAGTCCAGCTCTGATGAGTCTGACTCGTATGGCACTTTTAATACTGACAAGCTATTTATTATACACTTAACCCTGGGTTTACCGCTGTGCAACATTGGGTTTAGGCAACTTTTAGCCCTTAAAAGTTATTTGTGGTATTGCAGTCATATAATCAGTGCTTACCTCATAATAATAGTAGCCACATGCTAACATATGATTAAAAATGACCCAGCgtttttaattttatgtgtGAAATGCCCATGATATAGTTACTTCAAACTTTGTGGTTTACTAAAGTCTCctgttttatttcttatttgTTGCTCAGAGAACCAGACGGTCAAGCATCTGGTGGAAATGACTTCGGCAACGACGATTGGATCTTCACCATTAGAGAGAAAGACCCCAAAAAACTGCAGAATGGGGCCAGTCTAACAGAGGAAGAGGTAGATGACAGCTAAAAATCCCACCTTATTATTGAGATGTGTAAATGTGTAAATATCTCAGTGTGATGTTCTCCACTTGTAGGAGCCAACCAAGCGGCCCCTGTCCCAGAGTCTGTCCACTGTCATCAATCCAGTATTAACCGAGGTAGGATGAGACATCAGATTAGCCTTGTTGACATATGTTAACACATGGTATTAACTCTTTTCCTgtcattgacgagttatcttgagGATAAAATGCTTCCCTGCTAATGATGCGTTTTTTATGGCAATTCATATTTCTACTATTATCTACCAAGTGGTGCCCTTGCCcaagttttaaaaaatactgAAGCATCTACTGatctaaaaaaaatgaaattttctcatccttttgctccaaattttgtattttttttaagaaacctacccatatttgagaggtgataaaagagaacaaaaaaAGATAGGATGAAAACAATTCTCAATTCTAAGACCGCAAAGAACAGACGTTCTCGTGGAgactggtcttgccaggcgaccttggaagaatGAACTCgggtcgcgagaacacagaacactcctgtgagaattgagattagtgtgatcttcctgttggtcacctgacctccccagatttcaccgcgcaagtctgcactcgatgcatccacGATATCCAGAACACATCagggtattttcatgcgtcctctgtacttgcgttcttgagaattggaattgaagtTCGCCGGTTAATGATGACTTAGAGCgaggacgcaagatcgctgaagaacgcatattgagaaacagcctgtaaaaaagatgaacgtagtgtccgtgacgtcacccgtAGGTTTCTGAAggtcgtttttgaagcttaaagtaggcagtgcctgccgtcgccatcttggccgcgcgtcaCTGTGCATTATTCGCGGAAACTCGGCAAAGAGGTGGTATGTGGATGGAGGCGTAGCATGACGCAATCAATCACAATacacagccaatcagaacagTTTTGCTCTctttgtatttgttttgttttttgctcTCTCGCACTGTTAGCTGAGGAGTGCACACAAACACTGACGCATCCCTCTGCTTTTATATGGCTTTCCTTGTGCAACCTGATGGATTTGTTATACATTTCTGCTTTTAAACATCAATAATCGGTGTTCCCTCATACAAGTTTGAtgattaatattcataatgcGCAGACTTTTTATTGAATATGATCTCTGTACAGGCGGAGCTGTCAGCCGCAACGTCGCAAAATTGAGAAACCGTTTCTAAAATAGAAATGTCATGGCGTCACGGGTGGTTAGGACAAAAACTCTGATTAAAATGGAAAAGATGCCTTTTATAGCGTATTGTGGCGTCATGTCTAGTTAGGACACAGTTTAAAGGTGGTCACACAACAGGACGAGAAGCGCCGTGTATAGGACAACTCTGAGGTATCATACATTGGACGTGCACATGACTTAGCATGAGCTTAGTCAGTTAGattctacttcaaaatgcaaaatatacgttagcagccaatgttaatcgctaacgatttgggacaaatatgatgttatttaatgtgttaaactatgtgagtggtgctCGATGGcatgacagggatttgagcagcaTCCAGAGTCACAGTGGACAGCTGCCGTTAGGCGCCTTTGGTGTGCGTACATTCATAGAAAACAATATGTTCGAGTTTTTATATTCATGGCGCGACACTTAAGTCTTTTCCATGTTGGCTACATGATAGAGACCGGAAGGTTGCTCCTTGGTTTCAAATGGAAACTCTCAAATAACCCTATGTCATGGGTGTTTCACATGATCAATACAGTTGAATACAGTCCAATACAGTTTGTGTGATCAGACCATACAAGATATCAAATAGCATCTCACCTATATTAAACATTGTTAGATTGTGATTGGATCACCCAAGACACAGCTCTTTATACCAAGTGTAATCGTATCCAGGAATCGTAGACGTCATGGTCACCCAACTCATTCAGAGGCTACAACGGTAAGGACCGCATAGAACCttataccaagtgtaaacgggTCTTACATTGGAGCTATAATGCGAAGATAACCATCCGTTTGAGTGTAAGGGCCCCTTAGTATTTGTACTTACATGAGAAATCTTCTTGAGGATTAAAGTGACCCTTTAATTCTTTATTACATCTTAACAGCATCATCGGAAGCAGCCGTCACTCCCTCAGGCTTCTTACTAATCAGTGTGAAGCAATGAGATATTTGAGGCGGAGAGCGGAAAATAGAGggatgctgggttaaaaaagcCCAGGGACAAGTGACTGCACACTAATTCGTTCCACCCACTTCTTCGTTCAAGGACAAATCCTTTCGTTTGCTGTCATGCTGTTTGTGAGAGCGATGGACTGTCATTCAGTATGAGAGACGTACTTAAGAAGTTGTCCAGATGCATTGCGTGTAAACCAGATGTGTAACACAGTCATCTATATGTATTTAATTCTTGTAGAGAGGTGGATTCATCACTTGGCCaacttttttaataaaagtttttaccaATGGGTAGTATCTTCTCAACTTAAACTGTTTTTTTAATGTGCAGaagtttttttctgttaaaagAATTGTTTTGCCGTAAGCattctaaaaaaaattctatttttAGCCTCTCCTGCATAAGGAACGACACGGCCATTGAGCATGTATAGAGTCCATCATTTtgcacttttgttttttattctgctaaaaGGTGTATTGTGTAACTtctagaaggatctcttgacagtttttattaccttagaatgagtcaCTTTTATCTGCATACAccgtgggtccccttacatggaagtcgccatcacatggaagtcgccatcgTGTTTCTAACTGTATAAACTGCTCTATAAGAGAgtgttttgtcactacgttgtctcagacgatgacttGTTTGTCCTGTgtcggctaccatagcttcacTATGCATTTTGAAAAGGAAAGGTTCACATTTTGCATCTAAAACTGCGCGGAAAACGCGACCGTCagttggttcttgtcacatgacctatGGTGCGCTTGCGACCTTCTGAAAAGTTGAGAGATTTTTAACCTCGATGCGGTGCGGACGCGCCTCGAAAATACGAACATAAAGGGTTATGCGAGTATTGATAGACAATGTTGCAGGTTAAGATCAATCAAGGGTTAATCCTTGAACTGTCCCATGTCACTCTTACAATGCTGTCCCTGTAACACTTATAAATGGGATATTAGCATCAGCTAAATGTCAAATGTTTGTCCTGTCAGCTAAAGGAAGGAGCAGGAGAGACGGCGGTAAAGCCTGAAGTTCTGGAGCAGCTCGGAGAGGCCATTTTCCTCGCCGAGGAGTCGTATCCAGGAATCGTAGACGTCATGGTCACCCAACTCATTCAGAGGCTACAACGGTAAGGAACTTATGCATATCTTCAATGGGATGCTTTAATTATTAAACCTATACATAAACACAAGTGTTGCatcatgatttttttgtttacagGGATCATTTTAGGTTTAGAATGTATTTTAACCCCTTAAGTTCTGTGGACCTGCCGGCGAGTCCAAAACTGCatcatcaaataaaaaaaagaaataaataaatctatgttgtaaaacacaacattttctGTAAAATAAGACCATTTTTATCAATTTACCCTAAAGTATGTGAGTGGATGATTCTCTTTTAAATTCAGTCATGCCCCATTctgcaaaaaaatttattattgCATAGCATCCCAAACTGTTTTATTCAAGTTATCCCAAGTTGGTTTTGATCTGTCAAGTGTTTATAAATCAGCTACTGTTTAACTACTTAAGCTAACATAAGGCATTGATTCCTCTGCTTTATCTTTCCTACATGCAGGTTCTCTAGGGCAAGAACATCGTCCTCCTCGCACCAGTGATTATTCCATTAGCCTGTCCGTCTCTCTTCAGTCCCGCCCCCCCCGGCATCAGCTCAGCGAATCCTGACACCAGCAGACTCTGTGACGTCTACCCTGGAGGACCAACTGTCCTTCAATAGCTTATCAAGAGAACTTCTCAAACTCCTCAAGCTTCCCCTAGTTTCACTTTTCTTTTATAAACACTCTTTGGAGCGCGTGAGTGATTGGGTGTGTATGTGTTATAGTGTGTTTGTTAAGTTAGGCAATGGTTGAGATGTAGATGTAACTCGGAGAGAAAAATGGAGACGGTTAGTTTTGCATTATCGCACCCAAGCTTTTGGACGAATCCACATGCCATTGTAGGGTAGGGAAGTGAGCCGTTTGCCTCTCCCTTCACCCAAAAGAAAACAAGGTAGTGTGCATGACAAACTGCATGTATGACGacgtatgtgtgtgcgtgtgtgtccaAGCCCTGATGTGAAGGAGATTGCAGTTCTCATGCTGAAATCTCAGGTAATCTGTAGTCATCCAGGAAGACAGAGGGCGCTATGTTTGGATTTGTGTACAGACCTGTGTATATAGTCTCAATTTTACAGACCTTTAAAAGAGATGATGGATTTTTGCAAACGAATCACTGTGTACAGATGGCCAAGAGCTTCTGTAGATATTGTTAGAAACAAAAGAAcggtaaatatttaaaaagcaaGCCTCCGAAATGGCCATTACTGAAATGCCTTGCCTTTTTAtcaaatgtacatttttggGGGTGCTCTGTTAATTTTAATAAGAAGACATTAAAGGGTTTTACTCAAATAAGAATTCGAGATCCTCCTACATCTGGTCTCTGCTTTATTTCtgtttccttaaaaaaaaaacactcctAGAAATTATGGTGGATATTTTATTGAAGCACTTAATCAAAAGTTGATTCTTCCATGTCAAGTATTTCATAGCTTTTTAGGCCCGATCTATTTTAAAATCCATTTGCGAGTCAACGTCAtgtacacataaaaaaatacagtaatCTAATAATACATCTCGCATAAAAacacaaagtgtttatttataaGTTCCCTATCGTAAacctttaaataattcaaattcAGAATATAACCATCAAAGTGCAAACATGAATTCCCTGTAGTAAAACTCTTACCCACCCATCACTTATAGATACATTTCTATTAACAAAAATTAAAGGTGCTTTTCTGAAACTGAATTTTTTGTCTGCGATTTTGGGTGTTGCTCAACACAAAGAGTAGTATGAATTACCATACAAGAGGTTCAGTCTACATTTTTCTATGGCACAGGTCAATTGCATTGCTTGCAGAAAAACACTTATTCGATTTTACCCTTATAGTAACATAACCCACCTGCAAAAGTACTAACGCACGTCTGATATGTGTCTCATAACCAACACTAGGGTTACTTTTCAAACTCAAACGTGCCGACCATAGCAGTCATCCCAAACCACACCAGAGCATTGTTGGAAGAGTTGCAGAGTTGAAATTTCAACTGTATGAATCCCAAGCCAAACCATGATAAGAAAATGGCAAATTAGTTATTAAAGACATCAGACAAGAACACTTGTAAGGCATATAGCCGGAGGACGAGGAATGGTTGCGTCTAGATCTTCGTCTGTTTGAGTTCTGACGAAACAGAATCTCTTTTAACCATCTCAATATATTTATTATCCTTGTCTTCTGGCTCGTGCTCTTTAAATTTCGACTCGATCTCTTCCGGATCCATGTAGGTGTAGAAGTAAGCCATGATGGAGAAGATGATACTCACAGCTACCAAAAGTGAGGCGAACAGCACGTATTCTGCCCACTGTagataaggaaacacatatacGTACTGTAGCCTTCAGTAACAATCGCAAACCATAAGTGGCTTTTGACCCACAGTTTTAAATAGCATACCTGATCCGGAAGTGTGCCTGCCTCGGCCACAATGAGTACAATAATGTTGCCCACAGCTACAGTCAACAGCCAGCCTGCCTGGAGGACTGATTTCATGTTGCTCGGGGCCTGAAAGGTAACAAAGCCACAAGGTAAGACTACTTTTGCTCAaaccctttaaagggacactccacttttttgaaaatatgctactTTTCCAGTGATtttacgcactgcctgaaaatagtccctttggttactttcaatagcagaggactattttcaggtgctgcgtattatcattgcacctgctgtagccatgttacggcagcaaagtccttgattattacgccagaatgagagtatagttcctaaccatatttgcttagaaaatcgcaacttttaattttccgtcagccttagtacacaatgtaactacaggagagtcaagttttaaataggaaaaaatgtaaactctttggttatttctTTTAGCAAAttagcgatgctaatggtctaatcagatttaaaggagtagtccactttaaagatggggcccattgacttaccatagtatttttttgacctactatgaaaagtcaatggaccccatctataaagtggactactcctttaatggattatgctaagctatgctaaaagtggtactgccagacccggagatcggctgaatggatttcaaaatggtaaaa
This Paramisgurnus dabryanus chromosome 7, PD_genome_1.1, whole genome shotgun sequence DNA region includes the following protein-coding sequences:
- the stk24b gene encoding serine/threonine-protein kinase 24 → MAHSPVQGSLPGMQNLKADPEELFTKLERIGKGSFGEVFKGIDNRTQKVVAIKIIDLEEAEDEIEDIQQEITVLSQCDSPFVTKYYGSYLKDTKLWIIMEYLGGGSALDLLEPGALDETQIATILREILKGLEYLHSEKKIHRDIKAANVLLSEQGEVKLADFGVAGQLTDTQIKRNTFVGTPFWMAPEVIKQSAYDSKADIWSLGITAIELAKGEPPHSDLHPMKVLFLIPKNNPPTLEGNYCKPLKEFIEACLNKEPSFRPTAKELLKHKLIVRYAKKTSYLTELIDKYKRWKSEQSRAESSSDESDSEPDGQASGGNDFGNDDWIFTIREKDPKKLQNGASLTEEEEPTKRPLSQSLSTVINPVLTELKEGAGETAVKPEVLEQLGEAIFLAEESYPGIVDVMVTQLIQRLQRFSRARTSSSSHQ